GATTGTAATCGGGAAGGTCATCGGTTCGATCCCGTTCACCTCCACCAGATTTAACTGAAAGATTAAGTGGAGTGCGTCCCGATTGTAATCGGGAAGGTCATCGGTTCGATCCCGTTCACCTCCACCAAGTTTGAAAACTTGGAGTAATGGAGCATTGGAGTAGCGGGATTTAAAAACAGACATCCCATTACTCCATCACTCCAATACTCCATTTAAATCGTGGTCAAGGAAGTAAGGGCGACTTAATGCCTGCAGATGTCAAAGAAATCTTAGATTTTTTTCTAAGGTTATGTTATTATTCTAATAGATAGAGTTTCCGGTGGCAATGCCGGAGGGGCAACACCCGTTCCCATTCCGAACACGGAAGTTAAGCCCTCCAGGGCCGATGATACTTGGACCGCAAGGTCCTGGGAAAGTAGGTCGTCGCCGGATTAAAATATAAGAGGGCTCGGTAAAAACTGAGCCCTTTTTGTTTATCCCGGATATTCACAAGTTATGGTTAGGCAGGCTTTGTGCCCACTGCGATCATCTGTGGTTCTTATCTGTGTTCAACCTATTAAACTTTCTCCTGTCATCTCTGCCGGCTTTTTTATCCCAATTAACTCAAGTATAGTTGGCGCAACATCAGCGAGTATTCCTCTCTCTCTCAATTTAACCCCTTTTTTCAAAAGTATGAATGGCGCAGCATTCATTGTGTGCGCGGTGTGGGGCAAACTATCGCCACTGCGCATCTCCTCGCAGTTGCCATGGTCAGCAGTAATAATGGCCAGTCCCCCCGAGGCTAAGACTTTTTTCACAATAACTGAGAGACATTTATCGATAGTCTCACATGCCTTTACAGCAGCCTCAATTACCCCTGTGTGTCCCACCATATCAGGATTTGCAAAGTTCAGGACAATAAAATTATAAACCCCTGAGTCTATCATCTTAATCAATTCTTCTGTTACAGGATAGGCGCTCATCTCAGGCTTCAGGTCATAGGTGGGGACATCTTTTGGAGACGGTATTAAACACCTGTCTTCGCCAGGGAAGGGATTTTCTTCTCCGCCATTGAAAAAGTAAGTGACATGCGCGTATTTTTCTGTCTCGGCAATTCTTAACTGCCGTAACCCTTTATTGCTTATAACTTCACCGAGGATATTTTTCAACCTTACAGGTGGAAATGCAACTGGAAAAGGAAAGGTCTCATCGTATACAGTCATAGTTACATAAGAGCTCAGTTCAGGCCTTTCTTCCCTGTGAAAGAAAGTAAACTCAGCGTTATTAATGGCCATTGTAAGCTCCCTTGCCCTGTCTGCCCTGAAATTGAAAAATATTACAGCATCTTTATCTCTTATTTTTCCGACAGGCTCTGAATCATTAATAATTACAGTCGGCGTTATGAATTCGTCAGTCTCATTTGCCCTGTAGCTTTCCTCTATGGCTTTGATAGCTGATCTGGCCATTCTGCCGGAGCCATTGACAAGCGCCCTGTAGGCACGGTCTATCCTTTCCCATCTTTTGTCCCTGTCCATAGCCCAGTACCTGCCTGTGACTGTTGCTATCTTTACAGAGGGCTTATCCTTTATAAAACTCTCAAGCCCTTTTATATAACCCATGCCTGATGTTGGAGAGGTATCCCTACCGTCCATGAAGGCATGGATAAATACATTCTTCACCCCTACATTTAATGCCATTTCAATCAGGGTATAGAGGTGATTTATATGGCTGTGCACGCCACCGTCAGATACAAGGCCGAGGAGGTGAAGGGCACTGTCTTTTGCAGCATCCATTGCGCCGAGGATAGCAGGATTCCTGAAAAACTCTCCCTCTCTTATTGCCTTATTGATTCTCGTATAATCCTGATACACAATCCTGCCTGCCCCGAGGTTGAGATGGCCTACCTCGGAATTTCCCATCTGGCCTTCGGGCAGACCCACAAATTCGCCTGATGTCTCAAGGACTGTATTGGGGTATTCTTTAAGGAGACTTCTGTAGAAAGGGATATTCGCTATTTCTATGGCATTTTCTTCTGAATGGCGGCCTATTCCCCAGCCATCAAGAACTACTAAG
This Nitrospirota bacterium DNA region includes the following protein-coding sequences:
- a CDS encoding 2,3-bisphosphoglycerate-independent phosphoglycerate mutase, producing the protein MRPFVLVVLDGWGIGRHSEENAIEIANIPFYRSLLKEYPNTVLETSGEFVGLPEGQMGNSEVGHLNLGAGRIVYQDYTRINKAIREGEFFRNPAILGAMDAAKDSALHLLGLVSDGGVHSHINHLYTLIEMALNVGVKNVFIHAFMDGRDTSPTSGMGYIKGLESFIKDKPSVKIATVTGRYWAMDRDKRWERIDRAYRALVNGSGRMARSAIKAIEESYRANETDEFITPTVIINDSEPVGKIRDKDAVIFFNFRADRARELTMAINNAEFTFFHREERPELSSYVTMTVYDETFPFPVAFPPVRLKNILGEVISNKGLRQLRIAETEKYAHVTYFFNGGEENPFPGEDRCLIPSPKDVPTYDLKPEMSAYPVTEELIKMIDSGVYNFIVLNFANPDMVGHTGVIEAAVKACETIDKCLSVIVKKVLASGGLAIITADHGNCEEMRSGDSLPHTAHTMNAAPFILLKKGVKLRERGILADVAPTILELIGIKKPAEMTGESLIG